The genomic interval AAGAAGGCCCCATACGTTCGCCGACATCGAACTCAATGGTGACCATGCCCATGCCGCGCTGAGAGGCGGAATAGACATGTTTGACGCCGTCGATCTCACTCATGATCCGCTCTAGCGGTTCAATAGCGAGATTGGCCACCTGATCGGCGGAAGCGCCTGCATACTGCACAAAGATATCCACCATAGGGACGGATATCTGTGGATCCTCTTGACGCGGCGTCATCGCCAAGCCGAGCAGGCCCATCAACATCATGGAGATGAAAAACAGAGGGGAAAGCGGTGAATTGATAAAGAAACGCGCCGTCTTTCCGGCCAATCCCAGATGCTGTTCAGACTCTGCGTTGGCTGTTTTTTGATTGTTGTTATTCAGATCGTCCTGACTCATTTTCTATACACTTCTTGTAATTCGTCCGGTGGCGGCAGAAAGTCCCGCAGCAACCGCACCAACTGCGGTCGCCGGCAGTCCCTACTTTGTTACCGGCCGCTGCCCGATGTTGACCAGCCAGAGGCCACACCAATACTGGGATTGCGCATAACACGCTCCCCTTCACGCAGGCCCGAAAGCACGCTGACGTAGCCGTCACTGAGATTCTCTCCCACTCGAACCAAGCGCAGCTCAGGCTTGTTGCCGTCCTCTCCCAAAACATAAACCCCCGGCAGGCTGCCGTTGTACCGGATAGCACTGGCCGGTATGACAGGATAATTTCTTGCCGGGGCGGTAAAATCGGGAACCTGCACTTTTGCATACATGCCCGGAGCAGAAACGCCCTGTGGCAGGTCGAATTTAACCTTCACTGTATGACGCTGGGCATCAGCCATGGGGAATATCTGGGCTACACGTACGGGAACGACCTGACTGCCCACATCCAACTGCGCCTTAAGCATCATGCCCTCGCTCAAACCAGGGCGCAGCCTGGCGGGTACATCCACCATGATCTGCAAATACTCTACATCGGCAAAGACCAGCAGAGGTTGTCCCGGCTGCATGGTGTCTCCCTCTTCGACATACTTCTTGACGATCACGCCATCAAAGGGGGCCAGACTTTGAGCATCCCGCAGTTTGGCATCTATCGCCTGGATCTGTGATTGGGCCGCCATCAGCGCATTCTGAGCCTGTGTGATCTGCACCCCAGAGCTATAGATATCAGCCCGGCGCTCAACACCCTGGTTGCGGGTGCCTGAAAAACCTTCCATTGGGCTTGTAAACATCTGGTCAAACAGATTAGGCATTCCCATGCCACCCATCGCCTTCTTTGACTGGGGCGACCATAGCTCACGGTTGTACTGAACACCTGCAGCACGCACCTGGGAATCAGCAGTCGCCATCTGCGCCATTGCCGCATTGCGTTTGGCCAACAGCTCAGTATCGTCAATCGACACCAACAGGGCGCCATTATCGAAGGCATCACCCTCAATACCTGCCAGCAGTTTCACTCTGCCCGGTATCTGGGCTGAGAGGGTCACCTCCTTGTAGGGGATGACCGTGCCACCGAGGGAGACAGTGGGGGCGCCATGGGCCTGCTGTACTGTAAAGTAGTCTCCGCCACCAACCTGGGCCGTGACCGTTGCAGGTAGCCATGTCGTGACGGCAATACCTGCAGCCAGTGCCAGAGCATGGATCTTGATTCCCATCTTATTGTTATCCTACTGAATTTAAACTACAAATTAAGAACTGCCATAACGGAAGATTCCGCTATGGCAGAGTGTTGGGAGGAACTGCCGTATCGGATTACGATAAGCCTATGGTCACTAAAGCCACACCCAACTCCACTCTTAGGAAAAAATCAGGCACGACCCATTACGGAAAAGCTTTTTATGAAAGGTCCGGCCATCCGGGGATCTTTCAGCATGGAAGCGTAATCTCCCACCTTGAATTTCATCTTTCCTGAGGTGAACGCCATACCCAGTCCCATCATGCCGGGGGGTTTGCCGATCCATTTTTTCCATTGAGCATCGTTGCAGCGGATATCCCAGTTCAGTGCCTCGCCATTATACGCGCCACCTGAAGTCGCTGTGCCGTTCTCAACAACCAGCACACCACTTGGCTGGTCGTCACCGTCAAAACCATAGCCGATGACACTGCTGAAACTGATCTGCGCGAGGGCCCCGGTCAATTCAGTATCCGCATTCCACTGTTCCGCGAAACTTGCCATCCAATCTTGAGAAAACAGTTCAGCCATTACAACCTCCAAAAAATTATCTTATCGTCGGCTCACCAATGCAGCCTACCGTAGACTCGGTCTAAGCCCTCATCGGGCCGACAGTTTAGTCACGAGAGTATCTCTTATGGAATGTATCAATGCAACAAACTAAGGGGGAATTTCAAGAGACCGCAGAGCCTTATAAGTAATTGGCCAATTACATATTTTCTATAAAATTTGCTGCTATAAAAGGAGTTGAAACATTTTTGCCATGCGTTGTATCGTCCACTGATCCCCTCTACCTCTAAATCCCAGACTACCGGATAAAATGCCGGCAGGTTAGTATGTGTGAATAAAACAGGTACTCAACTTCGCAGGAGTAACGCATGAATACCGCAAGAAGGCTTATCGAAGGTCGTCTAAAACACCTGGAGACCCATCTTCAGCAGGAGAACCCGGTACTCCTGAACACTGTCCAGAGTTTTAGAAAGCTTGACAAAATCGCCTATAAAATGGGGTTGCTGCAGGCAGACGAATCCTATGCAACACAGATCCCCTGGTGGCCACTGATATCCATCCTGGGAACCTTCTCTTCGGGAAAATCGACCTTCATCAACCACTACCTGGGGTACAAATTGCAACGCACCGGCAACCAAGCGGTTGACGATAAATTCACGGTGATGTGTTACAGCCGGGAAAAAACGGCTCACGCCCTACCCGGCGTAGCACTCGACTCCGACCCCCGCTTCCCTTTCTATCAGATGAGTGACGAGATCGAACAGGTCGCCGCTGGTGAGGGGCAACGTATTGATGCCTATCTCCAACTCAAGACCTGCCCAAGCGAGACACTACGGGGCAAGATACTGATCGACTCACCAGGATTCGACGCCGACTCCCAGCGCACCTCCACGCTGCGCATCACCGATCACATCATCGACCTCTCCGATCTGGTGTTGGTTCTGTTCGACGCCCGCCACCCCGAGCCGGGAGCGATGAATGACACCCTCGATCACCTGGTCAGCAACACCATTGGGCGTCCGGATTCGGGTAAATTCCTCTATATTTTGAACCAGATCGATACCACGGCCAGGGAAGATAACCCCGAAGAGGTGGTCGCCGCATGGCAACGGGCGCTCGGAGAGCGCGGCCTTACAGCCGGCCGCTTCTACACCACCTACAACCCGGATGCAGCAGTCCCTATCGATGATGACAATCTGCGTGACCGCTTTGAGCGTAAACGGGATGCTGACCTAAACGAGATCCACAGCCGCATGCAGGAGGTGGAGATTGAGAGGGCCTATCGTATTGTCGGAGCGCTTGAAAAGACCGTCCGCGATATCGAAGAACGTGCGGTGCCCGCCATTAATAACGCAGTAGAACAGTGGAAGAAACGCGTACTCTGGGGTGATGGAGTGGTATTTGGCCTTCTCTTTGCCCTGTTGTTCGGCCTGACACTTAAACTCGACTACTGGGATGGATTCAGCTTTGCACCGCCCTGGCTTGAGAGTCTACTGAGCAGTTCAGGCGCACTTTACGCAGTGGCTGTCGCAGCAGTAGTTGTCCTGTTCGGACTGCACTACCTGGTACGTAGCCTGGCGGCACGGAGCATGGCGAAACAGCTTGAGAAACGGCAACAGAGCCTAAGTGTTCGAGGCTCACTGTTTAGTGCATTCCGGCGCAGTACCCGGCCCTGGCGCAGTATCTTTAATAAGTCACCCGCCGGCTGGGGTCGCGGTGCCAAAAAGCGGCTCGCTCAAGTATTGGCCGAAGCCGACGACTACATACAGACTCTCAATGACGGCTTCACCAACCCATCGGGAGAGAACCTTGCGGAGGTTCAGATAGAGCCAAAACCGGAAGCTACCGAAGAGAGCAGAGAAGCCCCTTCCTCCGCCAATGTGTCTGCTTCCAGCGTATAATGTCGGTTCACTCCGATTCATAGCAGTACAGGGATGTACCGCTATTTCATCAACTCACACCGGGAAGCCTCTAAAAAAGCCATAATCCATTGACTTCTAATCAGGAGCCACCAAGGTGTGTCAGTTGATAAATCCCAACCTTATCGGAATCATTCGCCAGTTTTATAAAGAGTAATCAGATGAGCAACAAAACATCCCCCGAGGAGATTGCACTCCGCCCAATCACTGTCCCGCCCCATCCCCAGTGGCCGACACTGAGCACGGAGGAAAAAGAGGCACTAAAAAGCCGAATAAAAGTTCTACTAAAAGAGCGCAATGCCGTAATGGTAGCCCACTACTATACCGACGGCGATCTGCAGGAACTGGCGGAAGAGACTGGTGGCTGCGTTGCCGATTCACTGGAAATGGCTCGCTTCGGCAGCGAACAGGCGGCTAAAACACTCATAGTATGCGGTGTACGTTTCATGGGTGAGACGGCAAAAATTCTCAATCCCGAGAAGCGGGTGCTGATGCCTGATCTCAACGCCACCTGCTCGCTGGATGAAGGCTGCCCGGCGAAGGAGTTCGTCCAATTCTGTGACCAGCACCCAGAACACACTGTGGTGGTCTACGCTAACACCAGCGCAGAAGTAAAGGCACGCTCTGACTGGGTGGTCACATCAGGTATCGCCCTCCCAATCGTTAAGCATCTGGCGAAAAAGGGCGAGAAGATTCTCTGGGGTCCAGACAAACACTTGGGACACTATGTACAGAAATTAACCGGTGCAGAGATGCTTTTCTGGCAAGGATCCTGCGTAGTACACGAAGAGTTCAAGACCGTGGCACTGGAACGGCTGCGCCGTCTTCATCCTAATGCCGCCGTACTGGTACACCCCGAATCCCCTGACGATATCGTAGAACAGGCCGATGTAGTAGGCTCCACCACCGCCCTGATCAACGCCGTCACCTCGATGGAAAACAGCGAGTTCATCATCGCCACCGACGGCGGCATCTTCCACAAAATGAAACAGCTGGCGCCGGATAAAAATCTCATCGAGGCACCCACCGCCGGCGAGGGAGCCACTTGCCAAAGCTGCGCCCACTGCCCGTGGATGGGAATGAACTCACTGCAAAACCTGCTGGAGCTGTTGGAGAGGCAGGATAATGAGATCCATATAGATCCCGCGATCAGAGAACGAGCACTTATGCCTATACAGCGGATGCTTGATTTTGCCCGTGATCAGGCAATTGGGGTAAAAGACACGGGAAATGCCTAAGTCAAAGTAATACGCCAAGCGTAGAGAGAAACCTAAATCCCAACAAGGCCGGTGAATTCCGCCTGCTTTGTTGGGCTTCGTGTTATGTAACTATTCAGCATAATGCCGTAACTGTTCAGATTGCTCCTATGCGTCTCTCTCCTTATCCCTCTCCACCAGAGAGGCCAGCATCAGCTCCATCCGTTCAAGTCGAATCTCCATCGCCTCTGAGTGCTCCCGAATCCAGTGCACCTCCCCCGCCTCACCCTCACCCTGCTCACGATCAAATGCTTCATGCTCTTTCTGTAACACTTCCAGCACAATACCGATCATCATATTGAGGAAGACGAATGCGACGATGAAGATAAAGCTGAGATAAAAGATCCAACTCAGGGGGTAAACATCCATAGTTTCGTACATCACATCAGTCCAGTCCTCAAAGGTCGCTACACGAAAAAGTGTAAGCATCGCTATAGAGATATTCCCCCAAAGTACCTCATTGATATTACTGAAAAAAATACTGCCGATGGCAGCGTAAATGTAGAATATGATGAACATCAACAAGGAGACATAGCCCATCCTGGGAATCGCTTTAACAAAGGCGTTCAGCATCACCCTTAACTCTGGAATTACCGAAACCAGTCGTAGCACACGAAAAATGCGCAGTAGCCGCCCCAGTAAGGCCATCTCACTTTCATCGACGGGCATCAGACTGGCGACCACAATGATAAAGTCAAAGATGTTCCAGGCCTTAGTGAAAAAAGCCTTGAGACTCCTCTCCGACGCCATACGTACTACGATTTCAAAGAGAAAAAAGAGTGTCACCAGAAAGTCGAGCACACCCAGCAGAGTAAGTGCTCGCGGATCGATTGGGTAAGTTTTTGCACCGATAACCAGGGCGGAAAAGATAATCACCCCAATAACGACAAACTCAAACAGGCGATTATTGCGCAGAGAGATAATGCGCCTTTGCAATGCTACTACA from Candidatus Sedimenticola sp. (ex Thyasira tokunagai) carries:
- a CDS encoding efflux RND transporter periplasmic adaptor subunit, coding for MGIKIHALALAAGIAVTTWLPATVTAQVGGGDYFTVQQAHGAPTVSLGGTVIPYKEVTLSAQIPGRVKLLAGIEGDAFDNGALLVSIDDTELLAKRNAAMAQMATADSQVRAAGVQYNRELWSPQSKKAMGGMGMPNLFDQMFTSPMEGFSGTRNQGVERRADIYSSGVQITQAQNALMAAQSQIQAIDAKLRDAQSLAPFDGVIVKKYVEEGDTMQPGQPLLVFADVEYLQIMVDVPARLRPGLSEGMMLKAQLDVGSQVVPVRVAQIFPMADAQRHTVKVKFDLPQGVSAPGMYAKVQVPDFTAPARNYPVIPASAIRYNGSLPGVYVLGEDGNKPELRLVRVGENLSDGYVSVLSGLREGERVMRNPSIGVASGWSTSGSGR
- a CDS encoding dynamin family protein, with the translated sequence MNTARRLIEGRLKHLETHLQQENPVLLNTVQSFRKLDKIAYKMGLLQADESYATQIPWWPLISILGTFSSGKSTFINHYLGYKLQRTGNQAVDDKFTVMCYSREKTAHALPGVALDSDPRFPFYQMSDEIEQVAAGEGQRIDAYLQLKTCPSETLRGKILIDSPGFDADSQRTSTLRITDHIIDLSDLVLVLFDARHPEPGAMNDTLDHLVSNTIGRPDSGKFLYILNQIDTTAREDNPEEVVAAWQRALGERGLTAGRFYTTYNPDAAVPIDDDNLRDRFERKRDADLNEIHSRMQEVEIERAYRIVGALEKTVRDIEERAVPAINNAVEQWKKRVLWGDGVVFGLLFALLFGLTLKLDYWDGFSFAPPWLESLLSSSGALYAVAVAAVVVLFGLHYLVRSLAARSMAKQLEKRQQSLSVRGSLFSAFRRSTRPWRSIFNKSPAGWGRGAKKRLAQVLAEADDYIQTLNDGFTNPSGENLAEVQIEPKPEATEESREAPSSANVSASSV
- a CDS encoding SCP-2 sterol transfer family protein — protein: MAELFSQDWMASFAEQWNADTELTGALAQISFSSVIGYGFDGDDQPSGVLVVENGTATSGGAYNGEALNWDIRCNDAQWKKWIGKPPGMMGLGMAFTSGKMKFKVGDYASMLKDPRMAGPFIKSFSVMGRA
- the nadA gene encoding quinolinate synthase NadA, whose product is MSNKTSPEEIALRPITVPPHPQWPTLSTEEKEALKSRIKVLLKERNAVMVAHYYTDGDLQELAEETGGCVADSLEMARFGSEQAAKTLIVCGVRFMGETAKILNPEKRVLMPDLNATCSLDEGCPAKEFVQFCDQHPEHTVVVYANTSAEVKARSDWVVTSGIALPIVKHLAKKGEKILWGPDKHLGHYVQKLTGAEMLFWQGSCVVHEEFKTVALERLRRLHPNAAVLVHPESPDDIVEQADVVGSTTALINAVTSMENSEFIIATDGGIFHKMKQLAPDKNLIEAPTAGEGATCQSCAHCPWMGMNSLQNLLELLERQDNEIHIDPAIRERALMPIQRMLDFARDQAIGVKDTGNA
- a CDS encoding ion transporter — translated: MSVVALQRRIISLRNNRLFEFVVIGVIIFSALVIGAKTYPIDPRALTLLGVLDFLVTLFFLFEIVVRMASERSLKAFFTKAWNIFDFIIVVASLMPVDESEMALLGRLLRIFRVLRLVSVIPELRVMLNAFVKAIPRMGYVSLLMFIIFYIYAAIGSIFFSNINEVLWGNISIAMLTLFRVATFEDWTDVMYETMDVYPLSWIFYLSFIFIVAFVFLNMMIGIVLEVLQKEHEAFDREQGEGEAGEVHWIREHSEAMEIRLERMELMLASLVERDKERDA